A single region of the Phycisphaerae bacterium genome encodes:
- a CDS encoding thiamine-monophosphate kinase → MAKGENALVAWLTERFKADTRRVPIGIGDDMALVRLDGLLVAITADMLLDGVHFDTERHNHELIGRKAMACSLSDCAGMACAPRAATVSIALNRDMSLVEVQRMYEGMAGVADRYGCAIVGGDTTSWDGRLAIDVAMVAEPMAARGPMRRSGARAGDILFVSGPLGGSLLGRHLTFEPKLECARRLAGEAGLHAMMDISDGLTMDLHRLCTSSGCDAELRPELIERIISDAAREIAKQDGRPALEHALSDGEDFELLVVGDTCLEGAAGTGVGAGLWPVGRVVARSSTERSSLWMVLAGGKRVLVEPRGFEHWT, encoded by the coding sequence ATGGCTAAGGGTGAAAACGCACTGGTTGCCTGGCTGACCGAGCGGTTTAAGGCCGACACGCGGCGGGTACCGATTGGCATCGGTGACGACATGGCCCTGGTGCGGCTGGACGGCTTGCTGGTGGCCATCACCGCGGACATGCTCCTGGACGGGGTCCATTTCGACACCGAGCGGCATAATCACGAGCTGATCGGGCGGAAGGCGATGGCCTGTTCACTGAGCGATTGCGCGGGCATGGCCTGCGCGCCCCGGGCGGCCACGGTGAGCATCGCCCTCAACCGAGACATGTCCCTGGTCGAGGTGCAACGGATGTACGAGGGTATGGCGGGTGTGGCCGACCGGTACGGGTGCGCGATCGTAGGCGGAGACACGACGAGTTGGGACGGCCGTCTGGCGATCGACGTGGCCATGGTGGCTGAGCCGATGGCCGCTCGTGGTCCGATGCGCAGATCCGGAGCCCGGGCCGGGGATATCCTCTTCGTCAGTGGTCCGCTGGGCGGCAGCCTGCTGGGTCGGCACCTGACGTTCGAGCCCAAGCTGGAATGCGCCCGGCGGCTGGCGGGTGAGGCTGGTCTGCACGCCATGATGGACATCTCCGATGGTCTGACCATGGATCTGCACCGGCTGTGTACCTCGTCGGGGTGCGATGCCGAGTTGCGACCGGAGCTGATCGAGCGGATCATCAGCGATGCGGCCCGCGAGATCGCGAAGCAGGATGGGCGGCCGGCCCTCGAGCATGCCCTCAGCGATGGTGAGGACTTCGAGCTGCTGGTAGTCGGCGATACGTGTCTGGAGGGTGCGGCCGGAACGGGCGTGGGGGCAGGGCTGTGGCCGGTGGGCCGCGTTGTAGCTCGCTCGTCGACCGAACGATCGAGCCTGTGGATGGTCTTGGCCGGGGGCAAGCGGGTGCTTGTCGAGCCCCGCGGGTTCGAACACTGGACATGA
- the mscL gene encoding large conductance mechanosensitive channel protein MscL: protein MDPAKKGLALLQEFKNFALKGNVVDLAIGVIIGTAFGKIIDSLVKHIMMPFISLFMPGEQGYLAWKLTVAGKEIPYGLFIGEVVNFLVVALALFIFIVKFLGWIMKTKKEEAPPVPQLTKDQELLTQIRDLLTRPGSRPQSA, encoded by the coding sequence ATGGATCCGGCGAAGAAAGGCTTGGCATTGCTGCAGGAGTTCAAGAACTTCGCACTGAAAGGCAATGTGGTCGATCTGGCCATCGGCGTGATCATCGGAACGGCATTCGGCAAGATCATCGACTCGCTGGTCAAGCACATCATGATGCCCTTCATCAGCCTATTCATGCCCGGCGAGCAAGGTTACCTTGCCTGGAAACTGACCGTCGCCGGCAAGGAAATTCCCTATGGACTGTTCATCGGCGAGGTCGTCAACTTCCTGGTCGTCGCACTGGCCCTCTTCATCTTCATCGTCAAGTTCCTCGGTTGGATCATGAAAACCAAGAAGGAGGAGGCACCCCCTGTCCCACAGCTGACCAAGGACCAGGAGCTGCTGACCCAGATCCGTGATCTGCTCACGCGCCCCGGGTCGAGGCCGCAGTCAGCGTAA
- the tsaE gene encoding tRNA (adenosine(37)-N6)-threonylcarbamoyltransferase complex ATPase subunit type 1 TsaE — MIELVLQSDSVATTQAIGRRLGTRLMPGHVIGLIGPLGSGKTTLVKGIAEGAGVADLRQVNSPTFVIVNEYEGTSSEAGLAIHHIDTYRLRGSRDLEALGFDEMLAGGAIVLEWADRVADLLPVDLLTIRMEPLSECSRRLVCTASGPESEFILRAL, encoded by the coding sequence ATGATTGAACTGGTTCTGCAAAGCGACTCCGTGGCCACCACGCAAGCGATCGGCCGACGGTTGGGTACCCGGCTGATGCCGGGGCATGTGATCGGCCTGATCGGGCCGCTGGGATCAGGCAAGACCACGCTGGTCAAGGGGATTGCCGAGGGTGCGGGCGTGGCCGACTTGCGTCAGGTCAACAGCCCGACCTTCGTGATCGTGAACGAGTATGAAGGCACGAGTAGCGAGGCCGGTCTGGCGATCCACCACATTGACACCTACCGGCTCCGGGGAAGCCGTGATCTCGAGGCTCTGGGCTTCGACGAGATGCTGGCGGGGGGGGCCATCGTTCTGGAATGGGCCGACCGCGTAGCCGACCTCCTGCCCGTCGACCTGCTGACCATCCGGATGGAACCGCTAAGCGAATGCAGCCGGCGGTTGGTCTGCACTGCCAGCGGGCCCGAATCCGAGTTCATCCTCCGAGCTCTGTGA